The Firmicutes bacterium CAG:345 genome window below encodes:
- a CDS encoding sel1 repeat-containing protein (product inferred by homology to UniProt): MTEIEKQSFEEYEEGLKNIKNPDTYDKGIELLEKSDKNGCFYATYILGKECGKHYSKYFDSNKSKAYFNKAFECLGNVKNDDENYLLAQHYLASYYLNGYGDIFVDESRYVQIEDECAIKKYIPSCEALIEFYLKPDNLNVKRVNYYKSLLNERKKDEPVEATENAVSPKKDLQETLNEFHSTNAWKDEVFSTINLSDYERIGSFDKNENEIVKSALAEAYSIFESNEHNKYPRAFDLIKIAEKEYPVEVNCFLGEFYEDGKNIQKDLETAIYYYSKVIKFDSVYANYRLGMIYLYELEEKKNIELGLKYIRKSAQYGYAPALKELGDIYNYGKLGVINKNAANYYYSLADERGF, encoded by the coding sequence ATGACTGAAATTGAAAAACAATCTTTTGAAGAATACGAAGAAGGTCTTAAAAATATAAAAAATCCAGATACCTACGATAAAGGAATAGAATTGCTAGAAAAGTCAGATAAAAATGGATGCTTTTATGCAACCTATATTTTAGGAAAAGAATGTGGAAAACATTATTCAAAATATTTTGATTCAAATAAAAGCAAAGCGTATTTTAATAAAGCGTTTGAATGTTTAGGGAATGTAAAAAATGATGATGAAAATTATCTTTTAGCTCAACATTATTTGGCAAGTTATTATCTTAATGGATATGGTGATATATTTGTTGATGAATCTCGTTATGTTCAAATTGAAGATGAATGTGCAATAAAAAAATATATTCCATCATGTGAAGCTTTAATTGAATTTTATTTAAAACCAGATAATTTAAATGTTAAAAGAGTAAATTATTATAAATCTCTTTTAAATGAAAGAAAAAAAGATGAACCTGTAGAAGCAACTGAAAATGCTGTGTCTCCAAAAAAAGATTTGCAAGAAACTTTAAATGAATTTCATTCAACTAATGCTTGGAAGGATGAAGTTTTTTCAACAATTAATTTGTCAGATTATGAAAGAATTGGAAGCTTTGACAAAAATGAGAATGAAATAGTCAAAAGTGCTCTAGCTGAAGCTTATTCGATTTTTGAAAGCAATGAGCATAATAAGTATCCAAGAGCCTTTGATTTGATTAAAATCGCTGAAAAAGAATACCCAGTAGAAGTAAATTGCTTTTTGGGCGAATTTTATGAAGATGGAAAAAATATTCAAAAAGATTTGGAAACAGCTATATATTATTATTCGAAAGTAATAAAATTTGATTCAGTATATGCAAATTACAGATTAGGAATGATTTATCTTTATGAGCTTGAAGAAAAGAAAAACATTGAATTAGGCTTAAAATATATTAGAAAATCTGCACAATATGGATATGCTCCAGCACTCAAAGAATTGGGTGATAT
- a CDS encoding stage IV sporulation protein FB (product inferred by homology to UniProt), protein MFIFLSIFTNYIKYVLLLYLIAIIHELAHILVALFFKRKIRKIRVLPFGLYAIIDNIEELSFLKENLIYLAGPFSYFLSFLILILFKNNGMISNYSYLIAQNCNKTMALFNLIPYYPLDGSKILDTILGRLFLEKKSRIIRIAISIFFLLLISFFLWKEKQILLIVYLCSTLIFEIVLFKKKYFNFLIKRLFNKKPQKIKITEKEDIYRYYHTYFYKDKRMCEENKIIKKIIGSKDKN, encoded by the coding sequence GTGTTTATATTTTTGTCGATATTTACGAATTATATAAAATATGTTTTGTTGCTATATTTAATTGCAATTATACATGAATTAGCGCATATTTTAGTTGCATTATTTTTTAAAAGAAAGATAAGAAAAATAAGAGTTTTACCTTTTGGATTATATGCGATAATTGATAATATTGAAGAGCTTAGCTTTTTAAAAGAAAATTTAATATATTTAGCTGGTCCATTTTCTTATTTTCTTTCTTTTTTAATTTTGATACTTTTTAAAAATAATGGAATGATATCAAACTATAGTTATTTAATAGCACAAAATTGTAACAAAACTATGGCTTTATTTAATTTAATTCCTTATTACCCATTAGATGGAAGTAAAATTCTTGATACAATTTTAGGAAGATTGTTTTTAGAAAAGAAATCTAGAATTATTAGAATAGCAATATCTATATTTTTTCTGCTTTTAATTAGTTTTTTCTTATGGAAAGAAAAACAAATTTTATTAATTGTATATTTATGCTCGACATTAATTTTTGAAATTGTTTTATTTAAGAAAAAGTATTTTAATTTTTTGATAAAACGATTATTTAATAAAAAGCCACAAAAAATAAAAATTACAGAAAAAGAAGATATCTATCGTTATTATCATACATATTTTTATAAAGATAAAAGAATGTGTGAAGAAAATAAAATTATAAAAAAGATAATAGGAAGTAAAGATAAAAATTAA